The nucleotide sequence ATTGTCGCACTTCATCATCACCTCGCCGTCGAAGCCAAGATCCCGGTCGAGCAAGAGCATATCGAGAGCGGCGGCGGCGGAATTCCGTTCCGAGCTCCGGCGTCGTCGGTAGCCTGAATGTAAGCGGACAGAACAACAGCCACCGGACCGCCTCGGGCCGCCACGGCCGTCCATCCTCGAGCCAATACAACCCATGGCAACTCTTGACAGGGGTAGCCTCCGCCGGCGATTTCGAACTCCACGTCACCGGAAAAAAATGCAAACTTTACGCGACCGGCGAAATCAAGATCGAATTTTGATCCCCAAAGGCGTCAATTTGATCAGAATCCATAAAGAATTCAAATTAAGAAGGAATCAATCGAGCTGGAAGTAGGGAAGCGCCGCTCCTTCCGTACCGCTCCGCCATGGGAGGGCAAAAGAAGGAAATCCAGAAGCAGAACAACTCCGAAGTCGACTGGGAATTAAATCAATCGGCAAGGAATTGGGGCACAAGAAAGAAGATCAGATAGATGGAGAAATTGATGGAAGAAGATACGGGAATCCGTCGGCCATCGTCGATCTTCAGTGGACTTCCTTTTGACCTTCCTGaaatcctctcctctcctctctcgacGGCTGCTTCAATCTTTGTCTTTATATTCTGTTCTATTTGTGGAATTAAGGTTGCCCCGTCATTTACGGGGGAAGTCCAATTATTAAATTTACCTTAaatagtagtttttttttaaagaagaaattaataGTTTAAAAGGTTCATATAAAAAAGATATGGTGTAATTTGGGCAAAAGtgaaaaaaaatcattattaTTTGAAGGGTGGTATACATTGAATATAAAATATCAAAAAGGATAGTTCGCCCTtagttttatatttaaaatacattatTATAATATTTTCGAAAGGGATATTTcactcttttttttattttaaaaatatgttataatatTTTTGGCTTTAAATATAttactattattataataatagtttTAGTCAAAATTTTGACTTAAACTATTGTGACATAGAATAATGTAGACTAATCAAAAGTATTtggaataattttgattaaaaaacagTTCACTTTTTTAGGATgaaatattattttgatatttttttgagCAAAAATTATAAGGACAAATTTTTGTTAAAAGGGcactattttttatatatataaaaaatcaaaaataacgTCTCATTATATTTTTCAGTAGCTACTATAATAtttataaaatgtttttttattaagttaaaatattgaaataaggatatttttagatgaaaaatataatgagacattgttttaattttaatttttgtttttaaaaaaatgtctTTTGACGGCATCGTAATAAGGGgagttcctttttctttttgtgattttttaaaatatctctcCCCTTCCCGTTAATCCAGCCGATCCAGTCCATATAGATCAGACCCGAGATCTGATAACTCATGAGGACTTAGGAGCATACCCAAAACTCATACTAAACTAGGGCTAACTTGCATTTCATCTTCCTCCAATTTAGTATTGATTTGACTGTCGGAGTGGCTCGGACGCACTAAGAGAAAAAAGCCGTAacaaatataaagaaaaaaaaacaatagaaAAGGAGATGCCGCCATGAATAAGAAGATTGGATGCAAAGTCTAGTGGTCCAAGGATAGCAACTGATCAATATCTTTGAAgataaacctttttttttttttccaaattgctACATTAAAAGGTTATCGGTTCATAGTTGGCTTTCTATCACGTTCTTGAATAGATGAAGATGAGAATTGCATATCACTGTATAATTACTAATCTCCTGTCCTCTTATACCCAATATACACATGCTATTAGGTATACATTGTTCCTAAACAATTATAGATGTGTGGTTCGATAAAGCCCTAATATATGTACTACGATTTGATATATTCATATACTATATATAGTTTTAAATTCAATATGATGAGTTTTctaattatagtaaaaaatgatTACGTTTATTTAAGTACTTTCATAATTCGTCCCCAAattatataaaagaaaataaatcataatAATATGACAAACCTTCTATACTATAGACATTGAGTTGAGCGGCAATAATGTATCAGCTAAGGAGGCCTTAAAGATGAGGGAACTGTCCTAGGCTTTAGTCCATCCTAGGATAACTCTTATGTTCATGTTAAGCGAAGCATTTTttacatagaagaagaagaaatacgaCTTTAGGTTAAACTAGCCTAGCAAATTATTTCCATTAAGGTCGATTTGTAGTTAGAGTGGTGCTCGTTGTCTTACTTTGTGATGATGATTTGTAGCAGAATGAAACACGAAACACACTTACAATGTTAATACggaggatttacttgatatccacctcaagatgagatgATTAATTCAAGGATCTACACACGcaagcactctccactaagaaagaaatactccttctcggtaactaccggaggtggagaaacctcgtacaatacTCACACAATATACAACACaacgcaagaagaaaaatacaagtaCACAAAGGAAAAAtctcttcttgcttgaccttgttgtAGTTGAtcgcctcttgaatcttggaagtgcggcagcacttgtccccaagagcttccaagaactggcgagGAGTGTCGGAGAAGATCGCGTGAAGATCGAAAGAAGGATTGCCGTGTTTGAACGTTTCGTCACCTTTATATATGTGTTTCAATGGGGCTCCTCTCAATCGATTACCCTGTCAGATCCCAGAGATCTTGGTTGTTCAAAACCTGCATCATGCACAACGGtcgtatcccaatcgattgaccaatcgattgtggaggcttgaatcgataggatgatcgattcagagtacctctgtgctctttgctggaaaagcctgaatcgattgactgatcgattcagctttctCGCGTCACACGCGATttccagcccccaatcgatcagctgatcgattgggaagcattctgtttgcgcgatataagctcccaatcgagCATTTTGATTGATTGAGTTGTTGTTTATCGCAACactctctcaatcgatcggttgaccgATTGAAAttcggttcaatcgattggttgatcgattgaccacccttgacttgcttaactcaagttcaagggcccccaattccaacattcggtcaatcatgatctgttggaactcctcatgcctagcatccggtcaaccttgacctgtcggGGCTTCTTCACCAAGCAGATTGTGAGATTTCTCGAGTCAAATCGACCGCAAACTCTCTGAAGTCCGACGAATATCctcttttttttaagtttttttttcatcttaGGAAAGGGAACTTGATGTAACATGATAAAATTGTTAGTGTGACCTAAAGTCGCATATTTGAATCGCAAAAATAACCTCTCGTAACTGATCCTTTTCCTCCGTAGATCCACACACGTCGGAGTAAAACACAGAGCATGCATCTAAGTGAATGCAGAATCCAAATCGAGGCACTGGCCTGCTAATTAATCTCAAAGATCAACCGATCATGCATGTTTTCTACGCTCGTCGTCCTCCTCTTCTACTCTAACATACGATAAATAATACGACACGATACACAGAGTTTGGATAACTACACCTCGGATCCCTGAAATGCGTGGCGATCGCCATTGGAGATCCACCACCATGATCATCATGCCCATGGCTATCCGACTGTCAATTTCATGTGGCCGCACCCCATCCTCTCTCTCTCTGTAACTAATGACTCCGTCCTCTCGGAACATACAGATGGTTAAAACATGATATGAGGTGATTCTATATGAAATTTTGGATTGAAATTAGAAACATTTTAGCATGTCTTTTCTTATATCTTGAGGATCTACATTAATGGTTAATGATCATCCGTAATTTACTTCTTCAGTATTAACCTAAGAGCGCGAATCGTCTTTCACCAAGTGTAACTAATTGGACTCACACCTCATTCTTCGCCTAGCTCGCTACCTTGTCCATATCCACAACAGTTGCAGTACCGCACACAATCTTTCTTTCCATATAAAGAACTCCGCCGATCCCTCTACAATCTCACTCGCGCGCTTGTAGCTTCTTGTTCATCCTCCATGACTACTTACCGTGGAATGCTCCCCTTCTTCCCTGCAGCCAACCTGCTGCTGCAGCCCCATGTGGATGCGGAGGTGGAgatggatcaggggaagaagagaGCGGCCGATGGCAGCCTGGAGGAGACCGGCCTCTCCGACACCGGATTAATGGCGGCGGGGGAGAGGAAGAAACGGCTGAGATTGGAGCAAATCATGGTCCTGGAGAAGAGCTTCGAAATGGGGAGGAAGCTGGAGCCCGAGAGGAAGGCGGAGCTGGCCAGGGCCCTCGGGCTGCCGCCGCGGCAGGTCGCGATCTGGTTCCAGAACCGGCGGGCGCGCTGGAAGAACAAGCGGACGGAGGAGGAGTTCGACGAGCTCAAGCGGCAGCTCGCGGCCATCCGAGAGGAGAACGCGGAGCTGGAAGAGGAAAACCAGAGGCTCCTCGCCGAGGTAAACGAAATCCGATCGATCGAATTGTCAGCGACGCAATCATCGACGACGTCAATTCATGATCTTTCAGCTTCTGGCGCTCAAAGGGAAGGAAACCGCCTGCGAGCCCATCAACCTCAACAAGGAGGCGCAGGACTGCTGCGGCAGGCCGGTCACGGCCCCGGAATTTCTCTTCCACGGCGCCGCCGGCGGCCGCCGCCCCTCGCACCGCGAAGACGGCGACCTGTGCAGCATGCTAGACGGGCAGTCCGCCTTCTGGGTATGGCCGGAGCACAGCAAGTTCCACCCGCACTGAACTTCCACCATGGACAAACCTGTAAGTTATTAGGATCCTGTTTTGCAGAATCGTAATCGGGAGCATGATCGATAATTGATTTCATGCATTTTTTGTTGGACTACTTTATTGGTCTTTAAATAGTAGCATCTTGTGAACTACGGCAATATTTGTATAAATATGCAAAATTATTAatgtattttttatataaataaatttttagatattGTTTATTATTAAGCATGTAACTagaattttaagattttttaacTGATCCTTTTAATCCGACATACGAACTATGGTTAGATTAATTTCAAGGCATTTGAAAGGTGAACATTGGAGGAGAATATCTACAGAAAATTCCCTCGTCGTTTGTGAACGATCATTCAGTAAGAAACAGTGCAGAGCATCGCAGGGTATCTCCATTTCAGGCAAAGGAAAAAGCATGTGAGTGCGTGGTTTGAGAGAGACGCAGAGTGAGGACATGTGGAGGAACAGTGTTCCTATTGTTCACATCAGACATGATGTCTCCTTGGACAACGATATGTGCATGCATTCAGTAATTACAAAAGCTTGAGGCATCTGTTTGGATCTCTACCAAATTTCGTCCGTCttcgatttgttttttttttttttgaatgattGAGGGGCATCACTAGTTGTTGTCATAGCAAGGGTGGCAGGTATTTAATTTGTTGTCAAAGTTTGTAAACTCTTGGGCGACTCTTAATTATTTGGCTAGGGTTTCTAAAAGCATGGGTTAAGATCATAGTCTCACATAACCtaattgaaatgtttattgaTTGTCTTAAATGTGcctcttaaaattttctttcaatatatatgatcataatttttttattctatCCATCCTCGTATATCAACATATTTATTTTAACATCTTCATCTTTATAATCCTCATCTTTCGCTCATATGATCGATCATAAAAAAAATCTTGCTCTCTCCTTCATGTTTATCGTCCTATTTATATCAAATGTAAATTTCTATCAACTTCCCTATCTTtttataaaaaatgaaaatagacACTTAACTCCTCGTCTCCTATAATAATTGTCTTACTATATCTACCACtattaaacttaaattcataTATTTTAACTTTATTATTGAAACACACAAATCCCTTGAACTCAAACTAAACTTATCGAGAAAAGGTCAAAACAACTCAGGTTTTAATCTAGCCAATCCCAACTCAACCTT is from Zingiber officinale cultivar Zhangliang chromosome 7B, Zo_v1.1, whole genome shotgun sequence and encodes:
- the LOC122004108 gene encoding homeobox-leucine zipper protein HOX21-like; translated protein: MTTYRGMLPFFPAANLLLQPHVDAEVEMDQGKKRAADGSLEETGLSDTGLMAAGERKKRLRLEQIMVLEKSFEMGRKLEPERKAELARALGLPPRQVAIWFQNRRARWKNKRTEEEFDELKRQLAAIREENAELEEENQRLLAELLALKGKETACEPINLNKEAQDCCGRPVTAPEFLFHGAAGGRRPSHREDGDLCSMLDGQSAFWVWPEHSKFHPH